The Streptomyces camelliae genome window below encodes:
- a CDS encoding MFS transporter, translating to MPDTQLTDTRRKIALAVCLITIVLAVLDTQIVSAVTVPIVRDLDPEHGVAAIPWLVSAFSLASAAMLPLYGRLCDVLGAGPVFLGSLGAFLTGSALCGAAPSMDWLIASRAVQGLGAGGLMSVTMVVIAQLMGPGEQRNKGAGTGGIVAGGGIAVGPWLGGFLADHASWRWAFYVNLPLGIAALATAVVVLRLPRPAAGSRAIDFAGAALAAVFSTSLLLVTEWGGKQYAWASPQVVGAALIAAGALGLFLRRQFTAAAPILPPALFRIPELRLGFALQGLLGAAMTGAIYYVLVYLQLARGITSSSAGLYLIPMAAGIMAVGAATGRLTERGWSERTFVLSGSVLSTAAFLLLAGTGTHTSLWQVRAALLLIGLGFGQLLGQLIQLVQRASPPHQLGVATTSIRFFQTLGMALGAAFFGTLLARLYDGPGDVGSLAALRGADRVAGVTAYVSAMDTVFLCGAGFMALSALLALRLPRLRPRTESVEEPVAA from the coding sequence ATGCCCGACACCCAGCTGACCGACACCCGGCGCAAGATCGCCCTGGCCGTCTGTCTGATCACGATCGTCCTGGCCGTCCTGGACACCCAGATCGTGTCCGCCGTGACCGTCCCGATCGTCAGGGACCTCGACCCCGAGCACGGCGTGGCCGCGATCCCCTGGCTGGTGAGCGCCTTCTCGCTGGCCTCCGCCGCGATGCTCCCGCTCTACGGCAGGCTGTGCGACGTCCTCGGTGCGGGGCCCGTCTTCCTCGGCTCCCTCGGCGCCTTCCTCACCGGTTCGGCGCTGTGCGGCGCGGCCCCCTCGATGGACTGGCTGATCGCCTCCCGGGCCGTACAGGGCCTCGGCGCGGGCGGGTTGATGAGCGTGACGATGGTCGTCATCGCCCAGCTCATGGGGCCCGGCGAGCAGCGGAACAAGGGCGCCGGCACCGGCGGGATCGTCGCGGGCGGCGGCATCGCCGTGGGCCCCTGGCTCGGCGGCTTCCTCGCCGACCACGCGAGCTGGCGCTGGGCGTTCTACGTCAACCTGCCGCTCGGCATCGCCGCGCTCGCCACCGCCGTGGTCGTCCTGAGGCTCCCCCGCCCCGCCGCCGGCAGCCGCGCGATCGACTTCGCCGGCGCCGCGCTCGCCGCCGTGTTCTCCACCTCGCTGCTGCTGGTCACCGAGTGGGGCGGCAAGCAGTACGCCTGGGCGTCCCCGCAGGTCGTCGGCGCGGCCCTCATCGCGGCCGGCGCACTCGGGCTCTTCCTGCGCCGCCAGTTCACCGCCGCCGCGCCCATCCTGCCGCCCGCACTGTTCCGCATCCCCGAGCTGCGCCTGGGCTTCGCGCTCCAGGGTCTGCTGGGCGCGGCCATGACCGGCGCGATCTACTACGTGCTGGTCTACCTCCAGCTCGCCCGCGGCATCACCAGCTCCTCCGCCGGTCTGTATCTGATCCCGATGGCGGCGGGCATCATGGCGGTCGGCGCGGCCACCGGACGGCTCACCGAACGCGGCTGGTCCGAGCGGACGTTCGTGCTCAGCGGGTCCGTGCTGAGCACGGCCGCCTTCCTGCTGCTGGCCGGCACCGGCACCCACACCTCCCTGTGGCAGGTGCGGGCGGCCCTGCTCCTGATCGGCCTGGGCTTCGGCCAGCTCCTGGGCCAGCTGATCCAGCTGGTGCAGCGCGCGTCCCCGCCGCACCAGCTCGGCGTGGCCACGACCTCGATCCGCTTCTTCCAGACCCTCGGCATGGCGCTGGGCGCCGCCTTCTTCGGCACGCTCCTGGCCCGCCTCTACGACGGCCCCGGCGACGTCGGCTCCCTCGCCGCCCTGCGCGGAGCGGACCGCGTGGCGGGCGTGACGGCGTACGTCTCCGCGATGGACACGGTGTTCCTGTGCGGGGCCGGGTTCATGGCACTGTCCGCGCTGCTCGCGCTCCGGCTGCCCCGGCTCCGGCCGCGGACGGAGTCCGTCGAGGAACCCGTGGCCGCATGA
- a CDS encoding TetR/AcrR family transcriptional regulator: MAGEAMGLRERKKQQTALRIYRTAIGLFAEKGFDAVSVQEIADAAEVSKMTVFNYFGTKEDLVFKPMEKHFSDPARAVRDRAPGESAVAAVRRQFLELVEARDPSVGLNPEPFARRIREVVMATPVLRDRAYVASERGARELADVLAEETGDPTLALIAAATLNVTRTALVEEHHRRLDAGETPEQVAADAAERARRAFDLVENGLKDYAVKA, encoded by the coding sequence ATGGCGGGTGAGGCGATGGGGCTGCGGGAGCGCAAGAAGCAGCAGACGGCGCTGCGGATCTACCGGACCGCGATCGGGCTGTTCGCGGAGAAGGGCTTCGACGCGGTGTCCGTGCAGGAGATCGCCGACGCGGCCGAGGTGTCGAAGATGACCGTCTTCAATTACTTCGGCACCAAGGAGGACCTGGTCTTCAAGCCCATGGAGAAGCACTTCTCCGACCCCGCCCGTGCCGTGCGCGACCGCGCCCCGGGCGAGTCGGCGGTGGCCGCCGTACGCCGGCAGTTCCTGGAGCTGGTCGAGGCGCGCGACCCCTCGGTCGGGCTGAATCCCGAGCCGTTCGCCCGCCGGATCCGCGAGGTGGTCATGGCCACCCCGGTCCTGAGGGACCGCGCGTACGTCGCCTCCGAGCGCGGCGCACGGGAGCTGGCCGACGTGCTCGCCGAGGAGACCGGCGACCCGACCCTGGCTCTGATCGCCGCCGCCACGCTCAACGTCACCCGCACCGCGCTCGTGGAGGAGCACCACCGCCGCCTCGACGCCGGTGAGACCCCCGAGCAGGTCGCCGCCGACGCCGCCGAACGCGCGCGGCGCGCCTTCGACTTGGTGGAAAACGGCCTGAAGGACTACGCCGTCAAGGCATAG
- a CDS encoding maleylpyruvate isomerase family mycothiol-dependent enzyme, whose amino-acid sequence MPPAKKRARTYDPVKTRAAVLAQFGNVREAVRGLTAEQLALPTRLGEWTVRDLVAHIGMALTAIHRALALPEPPKADSAPLDWPFATSANAAAIDEFTRNIAAEHADLDTYLADIEQSLGALLAEHSGTRILQTSAGAMSLDDYLITRTVELVVHTDDLAAAVPGLDIPYDRQALAAATRLLADALAVKAPGGSTEVRVPPYAVVQCVEGPRHTRGTPPNVVETDPLTWIRLATGRVSWKEAVEEAEVSASGERADLGALLPLMS is encoded by the coding sequence ATGCCTCCCGCCAAGAAGCGCGCCCGGACCTACGACCCCGTCAAGACCCGAGCCGCGGTCCTCGCCCAGTTCGGCAACGTCCGGGAAGCCGTCCGCGGCCTCACCGCGGAGCAGCTCGCCCTGCCCACCCGGCTCGGCGAGTGGACCGTACGGGACCTGGTCGCGCACATCGGCATGGCCCTCACCGCGATCCACCGGGCGCTCGCCCTGCCCGAGCCGCCGAAGGCGGACTCCGCCCCGCTCGACTGGCCCTTCGCCACCTCGGCCAATGCCGCCGCCATCGACGAGTTCACCCGGAACATCGCCGCCGAACACGCCGACCTCGACACCTACCTCGCGGACATCGAGCAGTCCCTGGGCGCCCTGCTCGCGGAGCACTCCGGTACCCGGATCCTGCAGACGAGCGCCGGCGCGATGTCCCTGGACGACTACCTGATCACCCGGACCGTCGAACTCGTCGTCCACACCGACGACCTCGCGGCCGCCGTCCCCGGCCTGGACATCCCGTACGACCGTCAGGCCCTGGCCGCCGCGACCCGGCTGCTCGCCGACGCCCTCGCCGTGAAGGCGCCCGGCGGCTCCACCGAGGTGCGGGTGCCGCCGTACGCCGTGGTGCAGTGCGTCGAGGGGCCCCGGCACACCCGCGGCACCCCGCCGAACGTCGTGGAGACCGATCCGCTGACCTGGATCCGGCTCGCCACGGGGCGCGTGAGCTGGAAGGAAGCTGTCGAGGAGGCCGAGGTGAGCGCGAGCGGGGAGCGGGCGGACCTCGGCGCTCTGCTGCCGCTGATGTCGTGA
- a CDS encoding META domain-containing protein has product MIPSAAAALVVLTVACGTGKADSGPVSSPQPVTQPVTGVDWRVDGLTVGGTTRHAPATARLRIDTSGGAEGKAAGNLGCNQFSARATVHGDRITLGDLRTTRMACAPDRMDFERALASALTTGTLVAKTDDGKLTLTDGNGDIVHLSRNASG; this is encoded by the coding sequence ATGATCCCGTCGGCCGCCGCCGCCCTCGTCGTCCTCACGGTGGCCTGCGGCACCGGGAAGGCGGACAGTGGTCCGGTGAGCTCCCCGCAGCCCGTGACGCAGCCCGTGACCGGCGTCGACTGGCGAGTCGACGGCCTGACCGTCGGCGGTACGACCCGGCACGCACCCGCCACCGCCCGGCTGCGCATCGACACGTCCGGCGGGGCGGAGGGCAAGGCGGCGGGCAACCTCGGCTGCAACCAGTTCAGCGCCCGCGCGACCGTGCACGGCGACCGGATCACCCTCGGCGACCTGCGCACGACCCGGATGGCCTGCGCCCCCGACCGCATGGACTTCGAGCGCGCCCTGGCCAGTGCGCTGACCACCGGCACGCTCGTCGCGAAGACCGATGACGGGAAGCTGACGCTCACCGACGGCAACGGTGACATCGTCCACCTCAGCCGTAACGCCTCCGGATGA
- the purF gene encoding amidophosphoribosyltransferase, with product MPRGDGRLNHDLLPGEKGPQDACGVFGVWAPGEEVAKLTYFGLYALQHRGQESAGIAVSNGSQILVFKDMGLVSQVFDETSLGSLQGHIAVGHARYSTTGASVWENAQPTFRATAHGSIALGHNGNLVNTAQLAEMVADLPNDNNSRSTRVAATNDTDLLTALLAAQVDEDGKPLTIEEAAHAVLPKVRGAFSLVFMDEHTLYAARDPQGIRPLVLGRLERGWVVASETAALDITGASFVREIEPGEFVAIDENGLRASRFAEAKPKGCVFEYVYLARPDTDIAGRNVYLSRVEMGRRLAKEAPVEADLVIATPESGTPAAIGYAEASGIPFGAGLVKNAYVGRTFIQPSQTIRQLGIRLKLNPLKEVIKGKRLVVVDDSIVRGNTQRALVRMLREAGAAEVHIRISSPPVKWPCFFGIDFATRAELIANGMTIEEIGTSLGADSLAYISIDGMIEATTIAKPNLCRACFDGEYPMALPDPELLGKQLLETELAAGPAATAAADAIRRP from the coding sequence GTGCCACGTGGTGACGGTCGACTCAATCACGATCTGCTTCCCGGCGAGAAGGGCCCCCAGGACGCTTGCGGCGTCTTCGGCGTCTGGGCTCCGGGTGAAGAGGTCGCAAAGCTCACGTACTTCGGGCTCTACGCCCTCCAGCACCGGGGTCAGGAATCCGCGGGAATCGCGGTCAGCAACGGCTCCCAGATCCTCGTCTTCAAGGACATGGGCCTGGTCTCCCAGGTCTTCGACGAGACCTCGCTCGGTTCGCTCCAGGGTCATATCGCGGTCGGACACGCCCGCTACTCGACCACCGGCGCCTCCGTGTGGGAGAACGCCCAGCCGACGTTCCGCGCCACCGCGCACGGCTCGATCGCGCTCGGCCACAACGGCAACCTGGTCAACACGGCGCAGCTCGCCGAGATGGTCGCCGACCTCCCGAACGACAACAACAGCCGCTCCACCCGGGTCGCGGCCACCAACGACACCGACCTGCTGACGGCGCTGCTCGCCGCCCAGGTCGACGAGGACGGCAAGCCGCTGACCATCGAGGAGGCCGCGCACGCGGTGCTCCCGAAGGTGCGGGGCGCGTTCTCCCTCGTCTTCATGGACGAGCACACCCTCTACGCCGCCCGCGACCCGCAGGGCATCCGCCCGCTGGTCCTCGGCCGCCTGGAGCGCGGCTGGGTGGTCGCCTCCGAGACCGCCGCCCTGGACATCACCGGCGCGAGCTTCGTGCGGGAGATCGAGCCGGGCGAGTTCGTCGCCATCGACGAGAACGGTCTGCGCGCCTCCCGATTCGCGGAAGCGAAGCCCAAGGGCTGTGTCTTCGAGTACGTGTACCTGGCCCGCCCGGACACCGACATCGCCGGCCGGAACGTCTACCTCTCCCGCGTGGAGATGGGCCGCCGGCTCGCCAAGGAAGCCCCGGTCGAGGCCGATCTGGTCATAGCGACCCCGGAATCCGGCACCCCGGCCGCCATCGGCTACGCGGAGGCCTCCGGCATCCCCTTCGGCGCGGGTCTCGTGAAGAACGCCTACGTCGGCCGCACCTTCATCCAGCCCTCGCAGACCATCCGGCAGCTGGGCATCCGCCTGAAGCTGAACCCGCTGAAGGAAGTCATCAAGGGCAAGCGCCTGGTCGTCGTCGACGACTCGATCGTGCGCGGCAACACCCAGCGCGCCCTGGTCCGCATGCTCCGCGAGGCCGGCGCGGCGGAAGTCCACATCCGGATTTCCTCTCCCCCCGTGAAGTGGCCCTGCTTCTTCGGCATCGACTTCGCCACGCGCGCGGAGCTGATCGCCAACGGCATGACCATCGAGGAGATCGGCACCAGCCTGGGCGCCGACTCGCTCGCGTACATCTCCATCGACGGCATGATCGAGGCGACCACCATCGCCAAGCCGAACCTGTGCCGCGCCTGCTTCGACGGCGAGTACCCGATGGCGCTGCCGGACCCCGAGCTGCTCGGCAAGCAGCTCCTGGAGACCGAGCTGGCGGCCGGTCCCGCCGCCACGGCCGCGGCCGACGCGATCCGTCGCCCGTAA
- the purM gene encoding phosphoribosylformylglycinamidine cyclo-ligase: MSETTGASYAAAGVDIEAGDRAVELMKEWVKKTQRPEVLGGLGGFAGLFDASALKRYERPLLASATDGVGTKVDIARRLGVYDTIGHDLVAMVMDDIVVCGAEPLFMTDYICVGKVHPERVAAIVKGIAEGCVLAGCALVGGETAEHPGLLGEDDFDVAGAGTGVVEADRLLGADRIRKGDAVIAMASSGLHSNGYSLVRHVLLDRAGLALETEVAELGRTLGEELLEPTKIYSLDCLALTRTTDVHAYSHITGGGLAANLARVIPDELHATVDRSTWTPGAIFDLVGKTGNVERLELEKTLNMGVGMMAIVPAESTEVALATLADRGVDAWVAGEITERGEKTTGAELVGTYSS; encoded by the coding sequence ATGTCTGAGACAACTGGTGCCAGCTACGCAGCGGCGGGCGTCGACATCGAGGCGGGCGACCGCGCGGTCGAGCTGATGAAGGAGTGGGTGAAGAAGACCCAGCGCCCCGAGGTCCTCGGCGGCCTCGGCGGCTTCGCCGGCCTCTTCGACGCCTCCGCCCTCAAGCGCTACGAGCGCCCGCTGCTCGCCTCCGCCACGGACGGCGTCGGCACGAAGGTCGACATCGCCCGCCGGCTGGGCGTCTACGACACCATCGGCCACGACCTCGTCGCCATGGTCATGGACGACATCGTGGTGTGCGGTGCCGAGCCGCTGTTCATGACGGACTACATCTGCGTCGGCAAGGTCCACCCCGAGCGTGTCGCGGCCATCGTGAAGGGCATCGCGGAGGGCTGTGTGCTCGCCGGGTGCGCCCTGGTGGGCGGCGAGACGGCCGAGCACCCGGGTCTGCTGGGCGAGGACGACTTCGACGTCGCCGGCGCCGGTACGGGCGTCGTGGAGGCCGACCGGCTGCTCGGCGCGGATCGCATCCGTAAGGGTGACGCGGTGATCGCCATGGCGTCCTCCGGGCTCCACTCCAACGGGTACTCCCTGGTCCGCCACGTCCTGCTGGACCGCGCCGGCCTGGCCCTGGAGACGGAGGTGGCCGAGCTCGGCCGTACCCTCGGCGAGGAGCTGCTGGAGCCCACCAAGATCTACTCGCTGGACTGCCTGGCACTGACCCGCACCACCGACGTGCACGCCTACTCGCACATCACGGGCGGCGGCCTCGCGGCCAACCTGGCCCGTGTCATCCCGGACGAGCTGCACGCCACGGTCGACCGCTCCACCTGGACCCCGGGCGCGATCTTCGACCTGGTCGGGAAGACCGGGAACGTCGAGCGCCTGGAGCTGGAGAAGACCCTCAACATGGGCGTCGGCATGATGGCGATCGTCCCCGCGGAGTCCACCGAGGTGGCCCTCGCGACCCTGGCCGACCGTGGGGTCGACGCCTGGGTGGCGGGCGAGATCACCGAGCGGGGCGAGAAGACGACCGGCGCCGAGCTGGTCGGGACGTATTCAAGCTGA
- a CDS encoding DUF3073 domain-containing protein has protein sequence MGRGRAKAKQTKVARQLKYNSGGTDLSRLASELGASTSSQPPNGEPFEDDENDEDDLYSRYADLYEDDDEDEDEGPSQHRRGA, from the coding sequence ATGGGGCGCGGCCGGGCCAAGGCCAAGCAGACAAAGGTCGCCCGCCAGCTGAAGTACAACAGCGGTGGGACTGACCTGTCACGTCTGGCCAGTGAACTGGGCGCATCGACTTCGAGCCAGCCGCCGAACGGCGAGCCGTTTGAGGACGATGAGAACGACGAGGACGATCTTTACTCTCGGTACGCCGACCTCTACGAGGACGACGACGAGGACGAGGACGAGGGTCCCTCACAGCACCGTCGCGGCGCTTGA
- a CDS encoding Leu/Phe/Val dehydrogenase has translation MTDVTGASAEVLHTLFHSDQGGHEQVVLCQDRASGLKAVIAIHSTALGPALGGTRFYPYATEAAAVADALNLARGMSYKNAMAGLDHGGGKAVIIGDPERDKTEELLLAYGRMVASLGGRYVTACDVGTYVADMDVVARECRWTTGRSPENGGAGDSSVLTAFGVYQGMRASAQHLWGDPSLRGRKVGIAGVGKVGHHLVKHLRDEGAEVVITDVRTDVVQRILDQYPAGVTAVADTEALIRVEGLDIYAPCALGGALNDASVPVLTAKVVCGAANNQLAHPGVEKDLADRGILYAPDYVVNAGGVIQVADELHGFDFDRCRAKAAKIFDTTLAIFARAKEDGIPPAAAADRIAEQRMAEARASRTAQ, from the coding sequence GTGACCGACGTAACCGGCGCGTCAGCCGAGGTCCTGCACACCCTGTTCCACTCGGACCAGGGCGGCCATGAGCAGGTCGTGCTCTGCCAGGACCGCGCCAGCGGCCTCAAGGCCGTGATCGCCATCCACTCCACCGCCCTGGGCCCCGCCCTCGGCGGCACGCGCTTCTACCCGTACGCCACCGAGGCCGCGGCCGTCGCCGACGCCCTCAACCTCGCGCGCGGGATGTCGTACAAGAACGCCATGGCCGGGCTGGACCACGGCGGAGGCAAGGCCGTCATCATCGGCGACCCGGAGCGCGACAAGACCGAGGAGCTGCTCCTCGCCTACGGCCGTATGGTCGCCTCGCTCGGCGGGCGCTACGTCACCGCCTGCGACGTCGGCACGTACGTCGCCGACATGGACGTCGTGGCCCGCGAGTGCCGCTGGACCACCGGCCGCTCCCCCGAGAACGGCGGCGCCGGCGACTCCTCCGTGCTCACCGCGTTCGGCGTCTACCAGGGCATGCGCGCCTCCGCCCAGCATCTGTGGGGCGACCCCTCGCTGCGCGGCCGCAAGGTCGGCATCGCCGGCGTCGGCAAGGTCGGCCACCACCTGGTCAAGCACCTGCGGGACGAGGGCGCCGAGGTCGTGATCACGGACGTGCGCACGGACGTCGTCCAGCGGATCCTCGATCAGTACCCGGCGGGCGTGACGGCCGTCGCCGACACCGAGGCGCTGATCCGCGTCGAGGGGCTCGACATCTATGCGCCCTGCGCGCTCGGTGGCGCCCTGAACGACGCCTCCGTCCCGGTGCTGACCGCGAAGGTGGTGTGCGGCGCGGCCAACAACCAGCTCGCGCACCCGGGTGTGGAGAAGGACCTCGCCGACCGCGGGATCCTCTACGCGCCGGACTACGTGGTGAACGCCGGCGGGGTCATCCAGGTCGCCGACGAGCTGCACGGCTTCGACTTCGACCGGTGCAGGGCGAAGGCGGCGAAGATCTTCGACACCACGCTCGCAATCTTCGCACGTGCGAAGGAGGACGGGATTCCGCCGGCCGCCGCGGCCGACCGGATCGCCGAGCAGCGGATGGCCGAGGCCCGCGCGAGCCGTACGGCACAGTGA
- the bldC gene encoding developmental transcriptional regulator BldC, translated as MTARTPDAEPLLTPAEVATMFRVDPKTVTRWAKAGKLTSIRTLGGHRRYREAEVRALLAGIPQQRSEA; from the coding sequence ATGACCGCTCGCACCCCTGATGCCGAGCCGCTGCTGACCCCGGCTGAGGTCGCCACCATGTTCCGTGTCGACCCCAAGACGGTCACGCGGTGGGCGAAGGCCGGCAAGCTCACGTCCATCCGCACGCTCGGCGGGCACCGCCGCTACCGCGAGGCCGAGGTTCGCGCTCTGCTCGCGGGCATCCCGCAGCAGCGCAGCGAGGCCTGA
- a CDS encoding DUF6274 family protein yields MGATVRHETRALLRAHLAAASSYRHLTRHCAVCHHLLRLAMDAGPRTPDTDDDGAGDETPRPA; encoded by the coding sequence ATGGGGGCAACGGTCAGGCATGAGACGCGGGCGCTGTTGAGGGCGCATCTGGCGGCCGCCTCGTCCTACCGGCACCTCACTCGCCACTGCGCCGTCTGCCATCACCTGCTGCGGCTGGCGATGGACGCCGGCCCACGGACGCCGGACACGGATGACGACGGCGCCGGAGACGAAACTCCTCGGCCGGCGTGA